In Edaphobacter aggregans, the sequence CCTGGTTCCTCACACACTGGACCGGCGGCCATGTCCCGCCCAGCCGACCGATACTGAACATATTGCTTCTAGTGGTCGTGGTTTACACCTTGTGGTCCACCAGCTCAACTTTGGTCGCGGCGATCAACCGGCACCAAAAGCTAGCCGCTAATTACCTCTTTGCAACCAGTATTACGGTTGTTCTGACGTACTTTTTAGCCAAACATTATGGGCTATTCGCCGCAGCCGCTTCGCTGGTCGTCTCCGAACTGGTGATGAACATCAATGTTCTGCCTGAGTCCCTGCGCCTCACAGAAGACACACTGCCTGCTTTCGTCGCCAGCATGCTCCATTACCCCCCCTCGCTGCGCCCGTCTGCCCTGCTTGCGCGGTTTCGGAACAACGAGCCCCAGTTGGAGAGCTGAGGTTTTAGTTATAACGTTTGTTATAATTTGAACCCAGGAGCTTGATATGGCCACCTCAGCCAAAATCATCACCATTGGAAATTCAGTGGGAGTTGTCTTACCCAAAGAAATTCTGAATCGGCTTCACGTCGAAAAGGGCGACAATCTCTATATCTCGGAGACCCCCGACGGTATCCAACTTACTCCCTACAATCAGGATTTTGCAGAGGAGATGGACGCAGCAAGACGCGTTATGAGGAAGCACCGCGATGTTCTGCGAAAGCTGGCCGAATAAGTGGATCAGCCTCGCTGGATATCAAAACGAGCTGTCCTTGCAATGCACAGCGAACAACTTGCCGAGCACGGTGGCTCCGAAGGCATTCGTGACGAAACCCTGCTCGATTCAGCGCTCGCAAAACCGCTGAACGTCTTCGCCTACGAAGAGGAGCCGAGTACCTTCCGGTTGGCGGCTTCTTACGCTTACGGAATCGCACGAAACCATGCGTTTGTCGACGGCAATAAGCGTACGGTGCTTGTCGTGTCGCTCTCATTTCTGGACAGGCATGGCTGGGATATTGCTGCATCTAAAGAAGATCTATACTTTACATTCTTGCACTTGGCCGACGGCTCCCTCAGCGAAGAGGAACTGACCGCCTGGTTCACCCAACACGCTGTTCCATTGAAAAAATGACCCGTTTTCAGACCACAGACCCCGGATTCAAGAACAAACACGGTCAAATCGTCATCTCCAGGACGGGTTTTCCCTCAGAATCCTTCCCCGGACAGACGATTTATCACATGCGCTGCAGCCATTGCAGCCACGATTACGGCTCTGCCGGCAAGGATATTCACCTGAGGCGCTGCCCCCGGCACCAAAATGGCGTCAAGGGAGAACCTCTGCGTACACCGCCACCGAATCTTTTCTCCACGTAAAACGTCTAAAACAATGTGGTATGCTGTGATTAGCTCGGGAAGTGTGCCTATACATGCCCTGACCCCTGAGGTCATACGGCTGGCCAAAGCGGTCTAAACCGCTACCTGCTCCCTGCCATTACGCAATAACCAAGGGATTTGTCCGCCCGGGTACCAATTACTGTGACCGGCGGCATCCCAACTACAAGAATCTTTCGCAGGAGTGCGCACAGCCGTGGCTGAAGAAATCGACAAGTACGAAGACGACATAGACAAGCTCATAGACACCGGTAAGGAGAAAGGGTATCTCACCTACGGCGAGGTCAACGACCTGCTGCCCGGAGATATCACCACACCGGATGATCTCGACGATCTGCTGACGACCATCAACACGCAGGGCATCGATGTGCTCTCTGGTGAGTCGAAGTTCGGCGGAGACCGCGACAAGTATGAGCCCGAAGCCGGCGAAGAATCCGAAGACGTAGAGCTTGACCTCTCGCCCGGCACCCTCGAGAAGACCAACGACCCCGTGCGCATGTATCTGCGCGAGATGGGTACTGTTCCGCTGCTGACGCGTGAAGGCGAAGTCGAAATCGCCAAGCGCATCGAGCGCGGACAGCTTCGCGTGATGAAAGCCATCTCGCGTTCGCCCATTGTCATCCGCGAGATCGTCGCCCTGGGCGAAGACCTGAAGCGCGGCGTTCGCAACATCAAGGAAGTAGTCACCTTCGACGAAGAAGAGCTGACGGAAGAGATCCTTGCTGCGCGCGTGCGTGCGACCGTCTCCCGCATCGACGTGATTCTGAAGCATCAGAAGAAGATTCACGCGCTGGAAGAGAAGCTCGCTACACCGCATGGTAAAGATGCAAAGGCTAAGGCCAAAGACGTGCGCAAAACCCGCTGGCTGATTGGCCGCGAGCACGTCTACATCAACCGCATCGTCCGCGAGCTGAAGTACACCAACGGCGAGAAGAAGCGGCTGCTCGACAAGGTCAACAAGACCGTCGACGCGATGCGCACGCTGGAGCGCCAGATCAAGACGCTCGAGACCAAGCACGAAGCCTCGAAGTCCGAAGAGCTGCGCAAGGAGTACAAGCGCCAGCAGAAGAACTGCCGCACCGATCTCGAGCGCATCGAGCAGGACGCCGGCATCTCCATCGCCGACCTGAAGCGCACGCAGCGCGAGATGATTCAGGGCGACATGGACGCAGAGCGCGCCAAGCGTGAGCTGATCGAAGCTAACCTTCGCCTCGTCGTCTCCATCGCGAAGAAGTACACCAACCGTGGCTTGCAGTTCCTCGATCTGATTCAGGAAGGCAACATCGGTCTGATGAAAGCCGTTGATAAATTTGAGTACCGTCGCGGTTACAAATTCTCGACATACGCAACGTGGTGGATCCGTCAGGCCATCACCCGCGCCATCGCCGACCAGGCCCGCACCATTCGTATCCCGGTGCACATGATCGAGACGATCAACAAGCTCATCCGTACCTCGCGTCAGTTGGTGCAGGAGCTTGGACGCGAAGCCTCTTCGGAAGAGATCGCTCGGCGCATGGACATCCCTGTCGCGAAGGTCCGCAAGGTCCTCAAGATCGCGCAGGAGCCCATCTCGCTCGAGACGCCGATCGGTGAAGAGGAAGATTCGCACCTTGGCGACTTCATCGAAGACCGCATGGCCGTCAGCCCGTCTGACGCCGTCATCTCGGTCAACCTGAAGGAGTACACCTCGCAGGTACTTCGCACACTGACACCGCGAGAAGAGCGCGTGATCAAGATGCGCTTC encodes:
- a CDS encoding AbrB/MazE/SpoVT family DNA-binding domain-containing protein; its protein translation is MATSAKIITIGNSVGVVLPKEILNRLHVEKGDNLYISETPDGIQLTPYNQDFAEEMDAARRVMRKHRDVLRKLAE
- the rpoD gene encoding RNA polymerase sigma factor RpoD, with the translated sequence MAEEIDKYEDDIDKLIDTGKEKGYLTYGEVNDLLPGDITTPDDLDDLLTTINTQGIDVLSGESKFGGDRDKYEPEAGEESEDVELDLSPGTLEKTNDPVRMYLREMGTVPLLTREGEVEIAKRIERGQLRVMKAISRSPIVIREIVALGEDLKRGVRNIKEVVTFDEEELTEEILAARVRATVSRIDVILKHQKKIHALEEKLATPHGKDAKAKAKDVRKTRWLIGREHVYINRIVRELKYTNGEKKRLLDKVNKTVDAMRTLERQIKTLETKHEASKSEELRKEYKRQQKNCRTDLERIEQDAGISIADLKRTQREMIQGDMDAERAKRELIEANLRLVVSIAKKYTNRGLQFLDLIQEGNIGLMKAVDKFEYRRGYKFSTYATWWIRQAITRAIADQARTIRIPVHMIETINKLIRTSRQLVQELGREASSEEIARRMDIPVAKVRKVLKIAQEPISLETPIGEEEDSHLGDFIEDRMAVSPSDAVISVNLKEYTSQVLRTLTPREERVIKMRFGLEDGSEHTLEEVGQSFQVTRERIRQIEAKALRKLRHPSRSRKLKAFVDGVKEM
- a CDS encoding type II toxin-antitoxin system death-on-curing family toxin, yielding MDQPRWISKRAVLAMHSEQLAEHGGSEGIRDETLLDSALAKPLNVFAYEEEPSTFRLAASYAYGIARNHAFVDGNKRTVLVVSLSFLDRHGWDIAASKEDLYFTFLHLADGSLSEEELTAWFTQHAVPLKK